In a genomic window of Vigna angularis cultivar LongXiaoDou No.4 chromosome 6, ASM1680809v1, whole genome shotgun sequence:
- the LOC108340899 gene encoding uncharacterized protein LOC108340899: MEQQDSKMYNLFVKHLDGKTLTLLFPSPILYVSFIKDRLFELTGIPVQHQRLVTGFRHLNDIIQCSPEDGNVFPSVRLLLRLKGGKGGFGSLLRGAATKAGQKKTNNFDACRDMSGRRLRHVNAEKRLEEWKAGEEERRLEKVAEEFLKKQMKKGKGKGKAQGDGEAHKYVEKYRAESERCVAEVALSVKEALTAKRKIPSQPHHDAKKLKIWMGKRKLNESDSDYSDDSDVEGEMEKSDLLNDHNESDSTKAEGSLGSVAGGGGASGSASCESGSEEEKETVVQGNVGSVGLLSDEIIQPMDKPVISNEATAMPNESVVAALIVEEDGHQDCQGDVSEKFDGAVNQVSNITGFEIVAADNYNNDMEIDGSLELEAAVNEESSPSTSVPAMDEPLNFDAFNSSSQLEVIGLERLKSELQSRGLKCGGTLQERAARLFLLKSTPLDKLPKKLFAKK, encoded by the exons ATGGAGCAGCAGGACAGCAAGATGTACAACCTGTTCGTGAAACACTTGGATGGAAAAACCCTAACCCTCTTATTTCCCTCTCCGATCCTCTACGTGAGTTTCATCAAGGATCGCCTTTTCGAACTCACTGGAATTCCCGTGCAGCACCAGCGCCTTGTCACCGGCTTCCGACACCTCAACGACATAATCCAATGCTCCCCGGAAGATGGCAACGTGTTTCCGTCCGTGCGGCTGCTGCTGCGTCTCAAAGGCGGAAAGGGAGGCTTCGGGTCGCTTCTTCGTGGTGCCGCGACGAAGGCCGGGCAGAAAAAGACCAACAATTTCGACGCCTGCCGGGACATGAGTGGTCGGAGGCTGAGGCACGTCAACGCCGAGAAGAGGTTAGAGGAGTGGAAGGCCGGAGAAGAGGAGAGAAGGCTCGAGAAGGTGGCTGAGGAGTTTCTCAAGAAGCAAATGAAGAAGGGTAAGGGTAAGGGAAAGGCTCAAGGGGATGGCGAAGCTCACAAATACGTGGAGAAATATCGGGCGGAATCTGAGCGTTGCGTTGCGGAGGTTGCCTTGTCCGTTAAGGAGGCTCTCACTGCCAAACGCAAGATCCCTTCACAACCCCACCACGATGCCAAGAAGTTGAAGATATG GATGGGGAAGAGGAAATTGAATGAAAGTGATAGTGATTATAGTGATGATTCTGATGTAGAGGGGGAAATGGAGAAATCTGATTTATTAAATGATCACAATGAGTCTGATTCAACTAAGGCTGAGGGCAGTCTGGGTTCGGTGGCTGGCGGAGGAGGCGCCTCTGGTTCTGCCTCGTGTGAAAGTGGCTCTGAGGAAGAGAAGGAAACTGTTGTACAAGGAAACGTGGGATCTGTTGGGTTGCTGAGTGATGAAATTATTCAGCCCATGGACAAGCCTGTGATAAGCAATGAGGCTACTGCAATGCCAAATGAGTCAGTGGTTGCTGCACTTATTGTGGAAGAAGATGGACATCAGGATTGCCAAGGAGATGTGTCTGAAAAGTTTGATGGTGCTGTGAATCAGGTCTCAAATATTACAGGCTTTGAAATTGTGGCCGCTGACAACTATAATAATGATATGGAAATTGATGGATCACTTGAGCTTGAAGCAGCAGTCAATGAAGAGAGCTCGCCAAGCACTAGTGTTCCCGCAATGGATGAGCCCCTTAATTTTGATGCCTTTAATTCCTCTTCCCAACTAGAG GTTATTGGCTTGGAAAGGTTGAAGTCTGAACTGCAGTCACGTGGGTTAAAATGTGGAGGTACTTTGCAGGAGCGGGCGGCCAGGCTGTTTCTTCTAAAATCCACTCCTCTGGATAAACTTCCAAAGAAGCTCTTCGCCAAGAAGTAA
- the LOC108343443 gene encoding cyclic nucleotide-gated ion channel 1: protein MNGKGHRFVRFEDWQSESSFSIEQNDHKRRPSVFEVLKSIGRRVEGSSEKMKNLRRVSAVHPLSDGQKKLPPRKKILDPQSSMLQKWNKIFVISCVLAVSVDPFFFYIPVIDNKQKCLDLSGPLQITASVFRTFFDLFYILRIIFQFKTGFIPPSSRVFGRGELVDDPVAISKRYLNSYFIIDILSIIPLPQVIVLAIHPNMKTDPFIAKDLLKYSVLIQYVPRLLRIHPLFKEVTRTSGILTETAGAGATYNLFLYMLASHVVGAFWYLLSVESELRCWRRQVKGVDLSCGNRTPENILALNQSCSLVDPDDIKDRESYNFGIFFDALHSGVVKSTTNFPKKFFYCFWWGLRNLSSLGQNLKTSTYLPEIIFAIFIAIFGLVLFSLLIGNMQKYLQSTTVRVEEMRVKRQDAEQWMSHRMLPENLKDRIRQYEQYQWQENRGVEEEALIRNLPKDLRRDIKRHLCLALVIKVPMFEKMDEQLLDAICTRLKPVLYTEKSQIFREGDPVDEMLFIMRGKVSTVTTNGGRTGFFNSLFLEAGAFCGEELLTWALDPNSSSNLPISTRTVKTISEVEAFALMADDLKLVASQFRRLSSKQLQHAFRFYSSQWKTWAACFIQAAWRRYWKKKAERSLHVEEDKLQDALTNDDGATLSLGATIYASRFAANALRNLRENNRQNRMQQRLLPLLPPKPAEPDFTSLKH from the exons ATGAATGGAAAAGGACATAGATTTGTGAG GTTTGAAGATTGGCAATCGGAGTCATCTTTTAGCATAGAGCAAAACGATCACAAAAGAAGACCAAGTGTGTTTGAAGTTTTGAAGAGTATAGGAAGAAGGGTTGAGGGTAGTtcagagaagatgaagaacttAAGAAGAGTTTCAGCTGTTCATCCCTTAAGTGATGGACAGAAAAAGCTGCCACCTAGGAAGAAAATTCTTGATCCACAGAGTTCAATGCTTCAGAAATGGAACAAAATCTTTGTAATTTCGTGTGTGTTGGCAGTCTCTGTGGACCCGTTCTTCTTTTACATTCCAGTGATTGATAATAAGCAAAAATGCCTTGATTTGAGTGGGCCATTGCAGATCACTGCCAGTGTTTTTCGCACCTTCTTTGATCTATTCTACATTCTTCGCATAATCTTTCAGTTTAAGACAGGGTTTATTCCCCCTTCTTCTCGTGTTTTTGGAAGGGGTGAGCTCGTTGATGATCCTGTGGCTATATCGAAAAGATACTTAAATTCATACTTCATCATCGACATTCTATCAATTATTCCGCTTCCACAG GTGATTGTTTTAGCCATACATCCAAACATGAAAACAGATCCATTTATAGCAAAGGATTTGTTGAAGTATTCTGTATTAATCCAGTATGTGCCAAGGCTTCTGCGGATCCATCCACTGTTCAAAGAAGTAACTAGAACTTCTGGCATATTGACTGAGACAGCAGGGGCTGGAGCTACTtataatctttttctttatatgcTAGCAAGTCAT GTAGTTGGAGCTTTCTGGTATTTGCTCTCAGTAGAGTCAGAGCTGCGTTGCTGGCGCCGACAGGTGAAGGGTGTAGACTTGAGTTGTGGAAACCGCACCCCAGAAAACATTTTAGCTCTCAATCAATCTTGTTCTTTGGTGGACCCTGATGATATCAAAGACCGAGAAAGCTACAACTTTGGAATCTTTTTTGATGCTTTACATTCCGGTGTGGTAAAATCAACCACGAATTTTCCTAAGAAGTTCTTCTACTGCTTTTGGTGGGGTTTGCGCAATTTAAG TTCTCTTGGACAAAATCTCAAGACAAGTACTTATCTACCAGAGATAATATTTGCAATCTTCATTGCGATCTTTGGATTAGTTTTATTCTCGTTACTTATTGGAAACATGCAG AAATATTTGCAATCTACAACTGTTCGAGTGGAGGAGATGAGAGTGAAGAGACAGGACGCAGAACAGTGGATGTCCCACCGTATGCTACCCGAGAACTTGAAGGACAGAATTAGACAATATGAACAGTATCAATGGCAAGAAAATAGGGGTGTTGAGGAGGAGGCATTGATTCGTAACCTTCCTAAAGATCTCAGAAGGGACATAAAGCGTCACCTTTGTCTAGCTTTGGTTATAAAG GTGCCAATGTTTGAGAAAATGGATGAGCAGTTGTTAGATGCAATTTGCACTAGACTGAAGCCAGTCCTTTATACTGAGAAGAGCCAAATTTTTCGTGAAGGAGACCCAGTTGATGAGATGCTTTTCATTATGCGTGGAAAAGTCTCTACTGTGACGACAAATGGTGGAAGAACTGGTTTCTTCAACTCCTTGTTTCTGGAAGCTGGTGCATTCTGCGGAGAGGAGCTTCTGACATGGGCCTTGGATCCTAACTCCTCCTCGAATCTTCCCATTTCAACTAGGACAGTGAAAACCATATCAGAAGTTGAAGCCTTTGCTCTCATGGCGGATGATTTGAAGCTTGTTGCCTCCCAATTTCGCCGTCTTAGCAGCAAGCAGCTCCAACACGCTTTCAG GTTCTATTCCTCACAGTGGAAGACATGGGCTGCATGTTTCATACAAGCAGCTTGGCGTCGATACTGGAAAAAGAAGGCTGAGAGGTCTTTGCACGTAGAAGAAGACAAGCTACAAGATGCTTTGACAAATGATGACGGCGCTACTCTGAGCCTTGGCGCAACCATATATGCATCAAGGTTTGCTGCCAATGCACTGCGAAACCTGAGAGAAAACAACAGACAGAATAGAATGCAACAGAGACTACTGCCTCTGCTACCTCCAAAGCCAGCCGAGCCAGACTTCACTTCTCTGAAACACTAA